Below is a window of Staphylococcus succinus DNA.
TTTGCATTGGGTTAAATATATTTTTCAAATTGTCTCTCCCCTTTCTCTTTTATTATTATAAATAAATAAAAAATTTAATATGTAGATAAATTATGACTATTAGTTCAAAAATCGAAATAAATCATCGTTCTTTTTATAGTTATTGACACTTAACATGAGTATTTATAAATTTTAAACATAGTAAAGAAGTTTATTAAAAATAGAAAAAGGCACCTCCCAACGTGAGGCACCTCTTTCTATTTAACATTACAAAGTAACAAGCTAAGTATATTAGCTGTTTTTACTGAACAATAAATTTATTGATAAACCGATCAAAACTGCACCTATGGTATAATCGAAAGCTGCTTTTACTTTGCGATTAGCAAATAATAATTTAATATATTGAAATATGAATACACAAAAAATAAACCATAGTAAAATAACAGTTGTCACAATTGCCGACAGTATTGCAACTTGAGATGATACGCCATCACCCGTTGTTATAAATTGTGGCAAGATACTTATATAATATAATAATGCTTTAGGGTTTAATACTGTACTAAAGAAACCTTGACGATAAGAATTCAAATAGCTCAATTGTCTTGACTGCAATTGAGTTGTAGAAAAATTCATGCCTTGGCGCGCAGCAATGATACTTTTTACGCCTAAATAAATAAGATAACATGCGCCTAAAATTTTAATTGTGACAAACACATAGTACATATTTGCTAAAATAAATATAATTCCAAATACTGCAAGTAATGAATAAAAAACATGCGCGGTTGTAATACCTAACGCAGCCATGGCACCATTACCTTTTCCTGCTACAATAGAATTCTTCATAACTACGAAAAAATCTGGACCAGGAACAATAATAATTATTAATGTAATTGTTATAAATGCAGCGAGCCCTTCCATCATACACACCTCCAGATTGATTTAATAATATCAATTCATTCATATTATCACAATACTCCTTCGGCAATCTATGTGGTAATGAAAACCAATTCGTACAACACTTTCATTGAACACGACTGTGAAACTTGTTATATTATAGATGTAGTTGAAAATCAACTACTAGTCTTTTATATTCATGAACATATTACTCTTAGGCGACACAAATGTGTCGTCTTTTTTTAACTCATTTTATATTCATAAATCAGCTTAGCTAAGTAGTTTTAAGCCGATTGTACTACCTAGTATTACTGCGATACATGCAATTCTTTTGATATCCTTTGATTCTTTATATAAAATCATTCCTAATACTGCACCACCAACAGCCCCTATACCTGTCCACACTGCATAAGCTGTACTCATCGGCAGTTGATCCATAGCCATAGACAATGCTATAAAACTTAAAGTAAAACTTCCTATAAGCCCTAATAGCGCTAACTTTCTTTGCGTATTTACAAATGCATTCAAGAATGTAATTCCAATCATTTCAAAAAGTCCTGCAAATATAAGAACAATCCAAGCCATTATGCTTCTCCTCCTTCTTTTGATGTAACTAATTTCAAGCAAATCACGCCTCCTAAAAGTGTCAAAATCAATATAATTTGCCCGTAATTCACTGCTTTACCAAATACAACAAAATCTAATAAAGTTACACCCGTTGTCCCTAAACCAACAAATATTGCATATGCTGTACCAACCGGTAATATTTTTGAAGCCTTAATTAACAAATAAAAGCTCATAAATATAGCGATTATTGTTAAAATCCATTCTAAATTCGTAGTCGCATGGTTTAGACCAACCACCCAAGCTACTTCAAAAATAGATGCAATGATAATTTTCAACCAATTCATTATAATGTCCTCCTTCATAACAAAAAGCCTGAGAGATAGCTATTACTACTATCTCCCAGGCTTTTATCCTTCCGTGTCACATATAAGATGTGGCTTTCTCTCGGACCAGACCAATCATTAACGTCGCGGAACCCTAGAAAGCATTTATTTAATTCCTTGTATCATATCAAAGTACATCGTCAATATCAATCCAAACCTTTATATTGTAATAATTATTATTTATAGATATTCATTTTATACTTTCCGCTTTAAAAATCCGCTCTAAATTATAATTATTTTAAAAAGATTAAGCATAATGCTCCACATTTTACTTATTTTATTGTATAATTAGCATTACATTATAATAATTACAATGTAATAAATGAGAGTGTGAAATACATTCTCAACTAAATAAAAATTAAAAGTGAGGGATTCCTATGCAACTATTAAATTATAAAATGCATAATGACGAATTAATTGCTACTGTCCTTTCCGATAAAAAGCAACTATTCAAATATACTTTCGATGTCACAACGCCAGAGTACGAAATTTTAGATGTACTAGAAGAAATAAATGACTACGTGGATAATGGTCACCATCCTCTAGGTTGCTCATTATTGAAAAATTATACGTATGAGGACGTGAGTCACCATTCTTTACAAATTTAATACCACACCAAAAAACTGAGTATAACTGTTCACTTTTAAACAGTATACTCAGTTTTTAATTTCTTATTCGAATACATAACCATGCCCGTTTTCAATTTGCGAAACCCTAACGATTCGTAAAATTTTTCGCTGCTATACATTGAAATTAAATGTATACACGACAATTCTCCTAGTCGTTTAATCATTAATTCCATAATATTTTTCCCTATCCCTTGTGATTGATACTTCACATCTACGACCACATCATATATCGCTGCATTAAAAACATCATCTGATAACGCTCTTGCAAAACCTACAACATTACCATCTTTTTTCGCTATAATGACGTGTGTGCTCATATTAAATATCGTTATAATGTCTTCTTGTGTATGTCCTTCCCAACCGTTCGAATGATATACATGCATCATTTCATCAACGTCATTGATATTGAATTGATATTCATATACTATATCCATATCAAATGCCCCCTTAAAAAGTCTACTATTTCAATATAACTTCAATAATATTGACTAACTCTATTGGCTTTCATCATAATCATTTTCCTGTCTACCAAGTTTAACATGTTTAATTTCGAAAAAATATTTTATATTTAATTTCACTATTATAATGCTCGTTTCTAAAATTCCTATATTAATCATTTTAGAAATATCCCTATCATGTTACAGCGTTAGTATGTACTACGTAACGGGTATTGATATAACACAAGGGTTTTTACCATGCAATGATGGCTAAGGAGGGACGCAAAATGTGGTTTGTCGCAGTGTTACTCATTCTCATTGGCGTCGTGTTGCTTGTATTAAATAAATTAACTCCCAAAAAGGAAGGCGTAAGTAAAAAGCAAAGTTATATCAGTATTGGTGTAGTATGTTTAATTGTAGGTGCTTTCCAACTTGTAGGGCAGATTATTAAATCTTTATTGTAATAAAGATCAACATATAAAAAGACTGGGATATAATTGTTTTCCCAAAACAATTATATCCCAGTCTTTTTTCATGAAACGATTATAGTTAGTTCATGTACAATTATAAATTAAATAAATCATTGAATGACTCAATCATCGTCGGATGCGTATAAATGCTATCTTTTAAAATTTTATATGATATCTTTTGATCTATTGCCAATTTTATTAAATTAATTATTTCTTCCGATTGTTGACCATAGAGGGACACACCTAAAATCTCTTCTGTATCTTTGTCTACCACCGCTTTGAACAATCCTCGAGTATCGTTATTAATTTTATGTCTTGGAATTGTATTAACAGGAATCGCATTCTCCAATATATTATACCCTTGCGCTTTCGCTTCAACCGCTGTCAACCCTACACGTGATAAGGGAGGATCTATAAATACGGTATAAGGAATAACACCTCGATTTTCAGTAGAGCGCTGACTGTCACCAAATAACTGATCTTTAACGATTCTGAAATCATCTAAAGAAACATAAGTAAACTGCATGCCACCTTTAACATCACCTATTGCATATACATGCGGTACGTCTGTTAGCAGATATTCATTCACACTAATTTCTCCATGTTGTCCAAGAACGATATCTGTGTTTTCAAGTCCCAAATCGACGTTTGGCTTACGTCCTGTAGCCAAGAGTACTGCTTCTGCTTCATATTCTCCCTTAGTAGTATGAACCATGGTGCTATTTTCACCGTCTTCAAAGCGTTCTGTATTTACATCAAGCACGACATCAATACCTTTATTTTTTAAATCTGATTTCACCTGCTCAACAATATCTTCATCTTCTTTAGGCATAATGTCTTCACCACGTTCAAGTACAGTTACTTTCGTACCAAAGTTTGCAAACATTGCTGCAAACTCAAGTGCAATATACCCCCCGCCAACTATCACTAAATGTTTCGGTTGTTTAGCGAGATTCATAATACCCGTAGAATCATATAAATTTTTTGAAGTTTCTACGCCTTCAATTTTTGGAATAACTGATTCAGCACCTGTATTAATAACAATATTTTCTGCCGTAATTGTTTCTATACTTTCTCCACGTTCATCGAATAAGGCAATTTCATTATTAGATTTAAATCTGGCCGTATAATCTAATACTTCTATATTTTTATCATCTGCAAGGTTCTTGTAATTTTTATTGTTTAGAGCAGTTACAACTTCTTTTTTTCTACTAAATGCTTCTTCAAAAGAACCATGCACAAGACCTTCATGAACGAGCGTTTTCGATGGAATACATCCGATATTGATACAAGTTCCACCATACATTGCTTTAGATTTTTCAATCACTGCCACTTTTTGACCTTGTGATGATGCATATTTAGCTAATGTTTTACCGCCTTTACCAAAACCCAGAATAATTAAATCAAATTTTTTCATATTAATTCTCCTTTATGCATCAATTTTTGATAAAATATTAGTTATTTTAGCATACTTAGTATAAAGCTCTTCATTTATATACTACGTTAAATATATGCCCTATTTCTTTAGAATCTAACATTCTTCACTTTTATTTAATTATATGATTACGCTAAATTTATAAATGCTAATGACATCATTATTTATGGGATAATGATGTTTATAGGTTATAATAGTGCCGCTCTTATTTTCACATTATGTTCTAAGTACGCTTTTAAACAGCTCAACATATATACCCAACCTTCTTTTTGCATAATGATTGAATCAATATCTTTTTCGTCAAATGCTTTCTCTATAGTGGTAACAATGGTACCCATTTCTGAAGCTTCAAAT
It encodes the following:
- a CDS encoding GNAT family N-acetyltransferase, with amino-acid sequence MDIVYEYQFNINDVDEMMHVYHSNGWEGHTQEDIITIFNMSTHVIIAKKDGNVVGFARALSDDVFNAAIYDVVVDVKYQSQGIGKNIMELMIKRLGELSCIHLISMYSSEKFYESLGFRKLKTGMVMYSNKKLKTEYTV
- a CDS encoding DMT family transporter, which produces MAWIVLIFAGLFEMIGITFLNAFVNTQRKLALLGLIGSFTLSFIALSMAMDQLPMSTAYAVWTGIGAVGGAVLGMILYKESKDIKRIACIAVILGSTIGLKLLS
- a CDS encoding LysE family translocator gives rise to the protein MEGLAAFITITLIIIIVPGPDFFVVMKNSIVAGKGNGAMAALGITTAHVFYSLLAVFGIIFILANMYYVFVTIKILGACYLIYLGVKSIIAARQGMNFSTTQLQSRQLSYLNSYRQGFFSTVLNPKALLYYISILPQFITTGDGVSSQVAILSAIVTTVILLWFIFCVFIFQYIKLLFANRKVKAAFDYTIGAVLIGLSINLLFSKNS
- the merA gene encoding hypothiocyanous acid reductase MerA, which encodes MKKFDLIILGFGKGGKTLAKYASSQGQKVAVIEKSKAMYGGTCINIGCIPSKTLVHEGLVHGSFEEAFSRKKEVVTALNNKNYKNLADDKNIEVLDYTARFKSNNEIALFDERGESIETITAENIVINTGAESVIPKIEGVETSKNLYDSTGIMNLAKQPKHLVIVGGGYIALEFAAMFANFGTKVTVLERGEDIMPKEDEDIVEQVKSDLKNKGIDVVLDVNTERFEDGENSTMVHTTKGEYEAEAVLLATGRKPNVDLGLENTDIVLGQHGEISVNEYLLTDVPHVYAIGDVKGGMQFTYVSLDDFRIVKDQLFGDSQRSTENRGVIPYTVFIDPPLSRVGLTAVEAKAQGYNILENAIPVNTIPRHKINNDTRGLFKAVVDKDTEEILGVSLYGQQSEEIINLIKLAIDQKISYKILKDSIYTHPTMIESFNDLFNL
- a CDS encoding DMT family transporter, which produces MNWLKIIIASIFEVAWVVGLNHATTNLEWILTIIAIFMSFYLLIKASKILPVGTAYAIFVGLGTTGVTLLDFVVFGKAVNYGQIILILTLLGGVICLKLVTSKEGGEA